A window from Drosophila kikkawai strain 14028-0561.14 chromosome 2L, DkikHiC1v2, whole genome shotgun sequence encodes these proteins:
- the LOC108074499 gene encoding 2-phosphoxylose phosphatase 1, whose protein sequence is MRLLKELMRVATQNRAFYCYVLLSVWIFLLIAGMYRYMGNVESIPGGGSVFGPSSSGTVSSSLGGGEGAPAKASSTAQRFAKYRERCAPLSQLQRFDDGGLLEGWKLQGVLLVIRHGDRGPISHVRSAGINCGVTGGTDNLVNRYRSFLYNSSSSASGSNHMYWNKVGPFHGFPLLPATERGCPLGQLTYKGISQLLHVGEIMHQVYAHALGLLLKPNPNRASVETTPHTLLNSDEVVVFTTRYRRTFQSALAMLFSLLPADKWLALNVRESHSMAFCFSECSCPQSALLRKRLDAMMDKQLLKRNDVLGVMQWIGGTILQHTPNGISNPFEVVDALLTVLCHDAALPCRRKKQPVTPKPGKKNSNQELVDVINIDQDETAANLLQEAQGQMEPDSPEAENGNPLLQADESPQEGCVEPTHVDTLMSLADEISQRSAGHSYYKLSGLLRSYGMIRHIVSYMLKMISGDRTKFVLYSGHDCTLQYLTAALGIISPSQGKTIAYASRLAFEVYRSEAHTDYYFRVVYNGRDVTQQIDFCEGGKSLRVTRDSRGNKADLCPIENIIRFLHEDYFSPLNATNFKEACGAVNPPKAPEF, encoded by the exons ATGCGGCTGCTCAAGGAACTGATGCGTGTGGCCACACAAAATCGTGCCTTCTACTGTTATGTGCTGCTCAGCGTTTGGATATTCCTACTCATAGCGG GAATGTATCGTTATATGGGCAATGTTGAGAGCATACCCGGTGGTGGCTCTGTTTTTGGTCCAAGCTCATCTGGCACCGTCAGCAGTTCCTTGGGTGGCGGCGAAGGCGCCCCAGCGAAAGCCTCCTCCACCGCCCAGAGATTCGCCAAGTACAGAGAGCGCTGTGCGCCGCTCTCACAGCTCCAGCGTTTCGATGATGGCGGCCTCTTGGAGGGTTGGAAACTTCAGGGCGTACTCCTGGTCATTCGACATGGAGATCGTGGGCCCATATCCCATGTCCGTAGTGCTGGCATCAATTGTGGAGTGACTGGTGGCACAGATAACCTGGTTAATAG ATATCGCAGCTTTCTTTACAATTCGAGCAGCTCTGCCTCCGGTTCGAATCACATGTACTGGAACAAGGTGGGGCCATTCCATGGGTTTCCTCTGCTTCCGGCCACGGAGCGTGGTTGTCCGCTGGGACAGCTCACCTACAA AGGCATCTCGCAGCTGCTCCACGTTGGCGAGATCATGCATCAGGTGTACGCCCATGCGTTAGGCCTCCTACTTAAGCCAAATCCAAATCGTGCTTCGGTGGAAACGACGCCACACACGCTGTTAAATTCGGACGAAGTGGTGGTCTTTACCACACGTTATCGGCGCACCTTCCAATCCGCCCTGGCCATGTTGTTCTCCCTGCTGCCGGCGGACAAGTGGCTGGCCCTAAATGTCCGCGAATCGCACAGCATGGCTTTCTGCTTCAGCGAGTGCAGTTGTCCCCAGTCGGCATTGCTCCGGAAGCGATTGGACGCCATGATGGATAAACAGCTTCTGAAGCGTAACGATGTCCTGGGCGTGATGCAGTGGATCGGCGGCACCATACTGCAGCACACACCCAATGGGATCAGCAATCCCTTTGAGGTGGTGGATGCCTTGTTGACGGTCCTATGCCATGATGCTGCCTTGCCATGTCGGAGGAAAAAACAGCCTGTCACGCCAAAGCCGGGCAAGAAGAACTCCAATCAGGAGCTGGTGGATGTGATCAATATAGATCAGGATGAAACGGCCGCCAATCTGTTGCAG gaggCCCAAGGACAGATGGAGCCCGATTCCCCAGAGGCAGAGAACGGAAATCCCCTGCTGCAGGCAGACGAATCCCCCCAAGAGGGCTGTGTGGAACCCACCCATGTGGACACCCTAATGTCGCTTGCCGACGAGATTTCCCAACGCTCCGCTGGCCACTCATACTACAAACTATCCGGATTGCTCCGTTCCTATGGCATGATCCGTCACATTGTCAGCTATATGCTCAAGATGATCTCCGGGGATAGAACAAAGTTTGTGCTATATTCCGGACACGATTGCACCCTGCAATATCTGACAGCAGCCTTGGGCATCATCAGTCCCAGCCAGGGTAAAACTATAGCGTATGCCTCTAGATTGGCATTCGAGGTCTATCGGAGCGAGGCGCACACGGATTACTATTTCCGTGTGGTGTACAACGGCAGAGATGTGACCCAGCAGATCGATTTTTGCGAGGGCGGCAAGAGCCTGAGGGTGACCAGGGACTCTAGGGGGAATAAGGCCGACCTGTGTCCCATTGAGAACATTATACGTTTCCTGCACGAGGATTACTTTAGTCCACTGAATGCCACCAATTTTAAAGAAGCCTGCGGAGCTGTTAATCCCCCCAAAGCCCCCGAGTTCTAG